A genome region from Archaeoglobus fulgidus DSM 4304 includes the following:
- the cmk gene encoding (d)CMP kinase, with product MKITISGPPGSGTTTVAKIVAEKLGLKLISAGDVFRQLAAKKGMTVEEFSQYAEENPEIDRLIDQTQKEMAEKEKNVVVEGRLSGWFVKNADLKVWIFADPEVRYSRIAKREGKDLTVVRQETRLREEFEKRRYWKFYSIDIDNWTIYDLIINSGSFDAEGVVEIILKAVEVKKIKVDQK from the coding sequence ATGAAAATAACCATTTCCGGACCTCCTGGGAGTGGTACTACGACTGTTGCAAAAATTGTTGCCGAAAAGCTTGGCTTAAAGCTTATTTCTGCAGGAGATGTTTTCAGACAGCTTGCGGCCAAGAAAGGAATGACTGTTGAGGAGTTCAGCCAGTACGCGGAGGAGAACCCGGAGATAGACCGCTTAATCGATCAGACTCAGAAGGAGATGGCGGAGAAGGAGAAGAACGTTGTGGTCGAGGGCAGACTTTCCGGCTGGTTTGTTAAAAACGCCGACCTCAAGGTTTGGATTTTTGCCGACCCCGAGGTAAGGTACTCGAGAATAGCAAAGAGAGAGGGAAAGGACCTAACCGTAGTGAGGCAGGAGACGAGGCTCAGGGAGGAATTTGAAAAGAGGAGGTACTGGAAGTTTTACAGCATCGACATCGACAACTGGACGATTTACGATCTTATAATAAATTCGGGAAGCTTTGATGCTGAAGGAGTAGTGGAAATAATACTTAAAGCGGTAGAGGTTAAAAAAATTAAAGTTGATCAAAAGTAA
- the rpsE gene encoding 30S ribosomal protein S5 translates to MTEDWVPKTKLGRLVADGKIKTMDEALASNLPLKEPEIVDILLPDLEDDVLEISMVQRMTDSGRRTKFRVTAVVGNRNGYVGIGTGKASQVAPAIQKAINNAKLNIFKVQRGCGSWECGCGGDHSLPFKVTGTSGSVRVTLIPGPKGLGIVAGDVAKRVIELAGVKDVWSFTKGQTKTTVNFAKATYEALKKTMYVKR, encoded by the coding sequence ATGACCGAGGATTGGGTGCCGAAAACAAAGCTGGGGAGACTGGTTGCTGATGGAAAGATAAAGACAATGGATGAGGCTCTGGCCAGCAATCTCCCGCTGAAGGAGCCCGAAATCGTTGACATACTCCTTCCGGACCTTGAGGATGACGTCCTTGAGATTTCGATGGTTCAGAGGATGACCGACAGCGGAAGGAGGACCAAGTTCAGAGTCACGGCTGTAGTTGGTAACAGAAACGGATACGTTGGAATTGGCACCGGAAAAGCCTCTCAGGTTGCTCCAGCCATCCAGAAGGCCATAAACAACGCAAAGCTCAACATCTTCAAGGTTCAGAGGGGCTGCGGTTCGTGGGAGTGTGGTTGCGGAGGAGACCACTCATTGCCCTTCAAAGTTACGGGAACGAGTGGCAGCGTGAGAGTCACGCTCATCCCCGGACCCAAGGGACTCGGAATCGTTGCCGGAGATGTGGCGAAGAGAGTCATAGAGCTTGCCGGAGTTAAGGACGTCTGGAGCTTCACCAAGGGGCAGACCAAAACAACCGTGAACTTCGCAAAGGCGACTTATGAGGCTTTGAAGAAGACGATGTACGTGAAGAGGTGA
- a CDS encoding DUF106 domain-containing protein, whose translation MKAVISRFIMVLGALFFIGILFSREFRLELGQIVESVLFFLSPYPFHVVILIMSILTGIYSNLIQKFTIDYKRMKEIQKILREYQKEYIEATKQNNKFKLKQLEQKKNEIQQIQSEMMSMQFKPMFYTFVVTIPIFAWLWEKASASYELVTGATNYGNLTSELPEVFLQTLKPELYTVVAPFAGQIHVVTPVLIFPWWLFWYLLCSITFGQIIKKVLRVGV comes from the coding sequence ATGAAGGCGGTAATTTCAAGGTTCATAATGGTTCTTGGAGCTTTATTTTTCATTGGCATACTCTTCAGCAGGGAGTTCAGGCTGGAGCTTGGACAGATTGTAGAGTCCGTTCTGTTTTTTCTCTCTCCTTATCCCTTCCACGTTGTTATCTTGATCATGTCAATCCTCACTGGAATTTACTCAAATCTCATTCAGAAGTTTACTATCGATTACAAGAGAATGAAGGAGATACAGAAAATTCTGCGCGAGTATCAGAAAGAGTACATAGAGGCAACAAAGCAGAACAACAAATTCAAGCTGAAGCAGCTTGAGCAGAAAAAGAACGAAATCCAGCAGATTCAGAGCGAGATGATGTCAATGCAGTTCAAGCCGATGTTCTACACCTTTGTAGTCACGATTCCCATTTTTGCGTGGCTATGGGAGAAAGCCTCTGCCAGCTACGAGCTTGTGACGGGAGCAACAAATTACGGAAATCTGACATCAGAGTTGCCCGAGGTTTTCCTGCAAACTCTAAAACCGGAGCTTTACACTGTTGTGGCACCTTTTGCGGGGCAGATACACGTCGTAACCCCCGTTCTGATTTTCCCATGGTGGCTTTTCTGGTATCTGCTGTGCTCCATAACCTTCGGTCAGATAATAAAGAAAGTTCTGAGGGTAGGGGTGTAG
- a CDS encoding YkgJ family cysteine cluster protein, which yields MQELEPVDRFNFACYPGIKCFNECCKNLNLALTPYDVLRMARGLKITTTEFLEKYTSRHVGMATGLPVVVLRMVDERCPFVTERGCSIYAHRPTPCRLYPLARVRVGEEIQYYLLREDFCLGHAEEREWSPEKWVEDQGAMEYNSMNDLFFELVSAKNRSGRTLSESEIEEIYKACFDVDRFKSETEIEDDIEALKEGIRYSIDLVLSL from the coding sequence ATGCAGGAACTTGAGCCCGTTGACAGGTTTAACTTTGCCTGTTATCCCGGCATAAAGTGCTTTAACGAGTGCTGTAAGAATCTAAACCTCGCTTTAACACCCTACGACGTTCTCAGAATGGCGAGGGGGCTGAAGATTACAACAACGGAGTTCCTCGAAAAGTACACGTCAAGACATGTGGGGATGGCAACCGGGCTTCCCGTTGTCGTGCTGAGGATGGTGGATGAAAGGTGTCCCTTTGTGACCGAAAGAGGATGCAGCATCTACGCCCATCGCCCCACACCGTGCAGACTCTACCCCCTCGCAAGGGTCAGAGTTGGCGAAGAAATCCAGTACTACCTGCTGAGAGAGGATTTCTGCCTTGGGCATGCGGAAGAAAGAGAGTGGAGCCCGGAAAAGTGGGTTGAGGATCAGGGAGCGATGGAGTACAACAGCATGAACGACCTATTCTTCGAGCTGGTTTCGGCAAAAAACAGATCGGGAAGGACGCTGAGTGAAAGTGAAATCGAAGAAATATACAAAGCCTGCTTCGACGTTGACAGGTTCAAGAGCGAAACGGAGATTGAGGACGACATAGAAGCGCTGAAAGAAGGAATTCGCTACTCCATAGATTTGGTTCTCTCACTTTAA
- a CDS encoding uL15m family ribosomal protein, which translates to MPKKKVKKFRGSRTFGWGSHKNRRGRGNRGGAGNAGVHKHKYIKFVKLAKKGEYLFGKHGFTRPKILRKDYLNVQAVKETLRWLKEEGKLDDYTYRYLYSRPELNAGDLDEIIDRLASLGLAEKEGDVYRIDLAELGYSKLLGSGKVTRKMEVKVFEATPKAVEKIEAAGGKVVAE; encoded by the coding sequence ATGCCAAAGAAGAAGGTAAAGAAGTTCCGAGGTTCGAGAACCTTTGGATGGGGCAGTCACAAGAACAGAAGAGGTAGGGGTAACAGAGGAGGTGCGGGTAACGCTGGAGTTCACAAGCACAAGTACATCAAATTCGTGAAGCTCGCAAAGAAGGGCGAGTACTTGTTTGGAAAGCACGGCTTTACGAGGCCCAAGATACTGAGGAAGGACTACCTGAACGTTCAGGCGGTTAAGGAAACCCTGAGGTGGCTCAAGGAAGAAGGGAAGCTCGACGACTACACCTATCGTTATCTCTACTCAAGGCCTGAGCTGAATGCAGGCGACCTTGACGAGATAATCGACAGACTCGCAAGCTTGGGGCTGGCGGAGAAGGAAGGGGACGTTTACAGAATTGATTTGGCGGAACTTGGCTACAGCAAGCTTCTTGGCTCTGGAAAGGTAACGAGGAAAATGGAGGTTAAAGTCTTTGAGGCAACGCCCAAGGCTGTCGAGAAGATTGAGGCTGCTGGAGGTAAGGTAGTGGCTGAGTAA
- a CDS encoding response regulator: MIKVMVVDDEIAMREILKIMLKDYKVIEASNGREAVELYREERPDIVLMDVMMPLMNGIEATSEIKKIDPDAKIVAITAYASSKGEKVIEAGADYILKKPFTRKEVVELIKRILNSS; encoded by the coding sequence ATGATCAAAGTGATGGTCGTCGATGATGAAATTGCAATGAGGGAAATTCTCAAAATAATGCTTAAAGATTACAAGGTCATCGAGGCCTCGAACGGAAGGGAGGCGGTTGAGCTGTACAGGGAGGAGCGGCCGGACATCGTTCTCATGGACGTCATGATGCCCCTGATGAATGGAATTGAGGCCACATCGGAAATCAAGAAAATAGACCCTGATGCAAAAATAGTCGCGATAACGGCCTACGCAAGCTCCAAAGGGGAGAAGGTAATTGAAGCCGGGGCGGATTACATTCTCAAAAAACCCTTCACCAGAAAGGAGGTGGTGGAGCTTATTAAGAGAATTCTCAACTCGTCCTAA
- the rpmD gene encoding 50S ribosomal protein L30: MFAVVRMRGTVDVHRKIKETLKMLRLHKRYHCVVIPDTPSYRGMLQVVKDYVAYGEINAETLALLLRLRGRLTGNRKLTDEYVKEKTGYETIEEFAKAVVEGKASLKDLPDLKPVFRLHPPRKGIKNIKWHYPRGNLGYHGEEINRLLYKMR; this comes from the coding sequence ATGTTTGCAGTTGTCAGGATGAGGGGAACTGTTGATGTTCACCGCAAAATAAAGGAAACCCTGAAAATGCTCAGGCTCCACAAGCGCTACCACTGCGTGGTCATTCCCGACACTCCCTCATACAGAGGAATGCTTCAGGTTGTGAAGGATTACGTTGCCTACGGTGAAATCAACGCCGAAACCCTTGCATTGCTTCTCAGGCTGAGGGGAAGGCTTACTGGAAACAGGAAGCTGACAGACGAGTACGTGAAGGAGAAGACGGGCTACGAGACCATTGAGGAGTTTGCAAAGGCAGTGGTCGAGGGAAAAGCAAGCCTTAAGGACTTGCCTGATCTCAAGCCAGTCTTCAGGCTCCACCCCCCGAGAAAAGGTATAAAGAACATTAAGTGGCACTATCCGAGAGGTAATTTGGGCTATCACGGTGAGGAAATCAACAGGCTGCTTTACAAGATGAGGTGA
- a CDS encoding flavodoxin family protein, with translation MKLLAINGSPNKRNTLFLLEVIAEEVKKLGHEAEIIHLKDYEIKECKGCDACLKGDCSQKDDIYKVLEKMQEADAIVIGTPTYFGNVTGIVKNLIDRSRMARMGNYRLRNRVFAPVVTSGLRNGGAEYAAMSLIVYALGQAMLPVSIVENPITTGTFPVGVIQGDAGWRSVKKDEIAINSAKALAKRIVEVAEATKNLRES, from the coding sequence ATGAAACTGCTGGCAATAAATGGCAGCCCCAACAAGAGAAACACGCTGTTCTTGCTTGAGGTGATTGCCGAAGAGGTGAAAAAGCTTGGTCATGAGGCAGAGATCATCCACCTGAAAGACTACGAGATTAAGGAGTGCAAGGGCTGCGATGCCTGTTTGAAAGGAGACTGCAGCCAGAAAGATGACATCTACAAGGTGCTTGAGAAGATGCAGGAGGCAGATGCGATAGTTATCGGCACTCCCACGTACTTCGGAAACGTGACGGGAATTGTTAAGAATCTCATCGACAGAAGCAGGATGGCGAGAATGGGGAATTACAGGCTGAGAAACAGAGTTTTTGCTCCCGTTGTAACTTCAGGCCTCAGAAACGGAGGTGCTGAGTACGCGGCGATGAGCCTCATAGTTTACGCACTCGGCCAGGCAATGCTTCCAGTTTCGATAGTTGAAAACCCCATCACGACGGGAACGTTCCCTGTTGGAGTGATTCAGGGAGATGCGGGGTGGAGAAGCGTTAAAAAGGATGAAATTGCGATAAACTCTGCGAAAGCTCTCGCAAAAAGGATTGTGGAGGTTGCTGAAGCAACCAAGAACTTGAGAGAGTCCTAA
- a CDS encoding glycosyltransferase — translation MLDLQMKTAVIAVYKNAAFLEENVRLLQKEGFDVIVAADEPEESVREIIEKYSLRATVSERRRGKWRALNDAARIADGEELLFLDSDTIIKNLTGLNGADVVEVVKEVEGKGLLEKLVAVDYLVMAMCAKLASKFGSCLGVNGAAFLIKRRAFEELGGFRCKVNEDTELGIRAALGGYRFAVCGRAVTSVPKSIGEWFRQRERWSVGGTEVFVENLSAIIRKPRLWVPYLVLFYPAIFGLVISLFFTENYIAKLLYLVLPFLALISPKLASIAILAVYEMENVRNLVAGVASFVAWSGLILLASKKLGYRVDMKVLPIYYFIYSPLWTVICLISLVRVAVARVTGRKIELKDWVV, via the coding sequence ATGCTCGACCTTCAGATGAAAACAGCAGTGATTGCAGTGTACAAGAATGCCGCGTTTCTGGAGGAGAACGTGAGGCTGCTGCAGAAGGAGGGGTTTGATGTAATTGTCGCCGCCGATGAGCCGGAGGAGAGCGTTAGGGAGATAATTGAAAAGTACAGCCTCAGAGCTACGGTGAGCGAAAGGAGGAGAGGAAAGTGGAGAGCGCTGAACGATGCTGCAAGGATTGCCGATGGTGAAGAGCTGCTTTTTCTGGATTCGGATACCATAATCAAGAATCTCACGGGTCTTAACGGTGCCGATGTTGTTGAAGTTGTTAAAGAGGTCGAGGGAAAAGGGTTGCTTGAAAAGCTCGTTGCTGTGGACTATCTTGTTATGGCGATGTGTGCCAAGCTCGCCTCAAAATTCGGCTCTTGTCTTGGGGTTAACGGTGCGGCGTTTTTGATAAAAAGAAGGGCCTTTGAGGAGCTTGGAGGGTTCAGGTGTAAGGTTAATGAGGACACGGAACTCGGCATTAGGGCGGCGTTAGGGGGATACAGATTCGCAGTATGCGGAAGGGCCGTTACGTCAGTCCCAAAGAGCATTGGAGAGTGGTTCAGGCAGAGGGAAAGGTGGAGCGTAGGAGGGACGGAGGTTTTTGTGGAGAACCTCTCGGCAATCATTCGCAAACCTCGTTTGTGGGTGCCGTATCTGGTGCTCTTCTACCCTGCGATATTCGGTTTGGTGATTTCTCTCTTTTTCACCGAAAACTACATTGCAAAGCTTCTTTACCTTGTCTTGCCCTTTCTGGCACTTATTTCACCAAAGCTCGCTTCAATAGCTATACTGGCCGTTTACGAGATGGAGAACGTGAGAAACTTGGTTGCGGGAGTGGCGTCTTTCGTTGCATGGTCGGGCCTTATTTTGCTTGCATCGAAAAAGCTCGGTTACAGAGTGGACATGAAAGTCCTTCCGATTTACTACTTCATTTACTCACCGCTGTGGACTGTGATTTGCCTTATATCACTTGTAAGGGTTGCGGTTGCCAGGGTTACGGGAAGAAAAATAGAGTTGAAGGACTGGGTGGTTTAG
- a CDS encoding elongation factor EF-2, with protein sequence MARAKKVDKIKELMWKPKFIRNIGIVAHIDHGKTTLSDNLLAGAGMISEELAGQQLYLDFDEQEQERGITINAANVSMVHEYEGQDYLINLIDTPGHVDFGGDVTRAMRAVDGVIVVVDAVEGVMPQTETVLRQALKENVKPVLFVNKVDRLIKELELTPQQMQERLIKVITEVNKLIKAMRPDKYSEWKIDVANGSAAFGSALYNWAVSVPSQKKTGIGFKEVYEHIKEGKVKELAKKSPLYQVVLDMVIRHLPSPIEAQKERIAVIWKGDINSEVGKAMVNCDPKGPVALMITKIVVEPQAGEIAVGRLYSGTIRPGMELYIVDRKAKNRIQTVGLYMGPRRVEVDEIPAGNIVAVIGLKDAVAGSTCTTVENLTPFESIKHYSEPVVTMAIEAKNPRDLPKLIEVLRKLAKEDPTLHITLNEETGEHLISGMGELHLEVKVEKIRRDYKLDVITSPPIVVFRETVTGTSPVVEGKSPNKHNRFYIVVEPLPEKVIQMFKEGVVDMKMDKKERRRLLQEAGLTSEEAAGAEEYYEGNLFCDVTKGIQYLNETMELILEGFREAMRAGPIAREPCMGIKVKLVDCKLHEDAVHRGPAQVIPAVRSAIFAAILQAKPALLEPYQKIFITVPQDMMGAVTREIQGRRGQILEMKTEGDMVTIIAKAPVKEMFGFAGAIRGATSGKAIWSTEHAGFELVPQNLFQEFVMEVRKRKGLKLEMPKPEDFVGL encoded by the coding sequence ATGGCCAGAGCGAAGAAAGTCGACAAGATTAAGGAGTTAATGTGGAAACCGAAGTTCATAAGAAACATTGGAATTGTCGCTCACATCGACCATGGAAAAACAACGTTGAGCGACAACCTTCTTGCCGGAGCCGGAATGATCAGCGAGGAGCTTGCGGGACAGCAGCTCTATCTCGACTTCGATGAGCAGGAGCAGGAGAGGGGAATTACCATAAATGCTGCGAACGTTTCTATGGTTCACGAGTACGAGGGGCAGGACTACCTCATCAACCTCATTGACACTCCCGGACATGTGGACTTCGGAGGAGACGTTACGAGGGCGATGAGAGCTGTTGATGGTGTCATCGTTGTTGTTGATGCTGTTGAGGGTGTAATGCCGCAAACTGAGACAGTTCTTAGGCAGGCTTTGAAGGAGAACGTCAAGCCGGTTCTCTTCGTCAACAAGGTTGACAGGCTTATCAAGGAGCTTGAGCTAACGCCGCAGCAGATGCAGGAGAGGCTTATTAAAGTAATTACTGAAGTCAACAAGCTCATCAAGGCAATGAGGCCCGACAAGTACTCGGAATGGAAGATTGACGTTGCCAACGGAAGCGCAGCTTTCGGCTCAGCGCTCTACAACTGGGCTGTAAGTGTGCCATCTCAGAAGAAGACCGGAATAGGTTTTAAGGAAGTTTACGAGCACATTAAAGAGGGCAAGGTTAAGGAGCTCGCCAAGAAGAGCCCCCTTTATCAGGTTGTCCTCGACATGGTCATAAGGCACCTTCCCTCCCCAATTGAGGCTCAGAAGGAGAGAATAGCCGTTATCTGGAAGGGAGACATTAACAGCGAAGTGGGCAAGGCGATGGTAAACTGCGACCCCAAAGGGCCGGTTGCGTTGATGATTACCAAAATCGTTGTCGAGCCGCAGGCAGGCGAGATTGCGGTTGGGAGGCTTTACAGCGGAACAATAAGGCCGGGAATGGAGCTTTACATAGTCGACAGAAAGGCAAAGAACAGAATCCAGACGGTCGGTCTCTACATGGGGCCGAGGAGGGTTGAGGTTGATGAAATCCCCGCGGGAAACATTGTTGCGGTGATTGGCTTGAAGGATGCTGTTGCAGGTTCAACCTGCACAACGGTTGAAAATCTAACGCCCTTCGAGAGCATCAAGCACTACAGCGAGCCCGTTGTTACGATGGCCATTGAGGCCAAGAACCCGAGGGACCTGCCGAAGCTCATTGAGGTGCTTAGAAAGCTCGCGAAGGAAGACCCAACGCTTCACATCACGCTTAATGAGGAGACGGGAGAGCACCTCATAAGCGGTATGGGAGAGCTTCATCTCGAAGTCAAGGTTGAGAAGATCAGAAGGGACTACAAGCTTGATGTTATCACCTCCCCGCCAATTGTCGTCTTCAGGGAGACTGTTACCGGCACCTCCCCTGTTGTGGAGGGCAAGTCGCCGAACAAGCACAACAGGTTCTACATTGTTGTCGAACCCTTGCCGGAGAAGGTAATTCAGATGTTCAAAGAGGGCGTAGTTGACATGAAAATGGACAAGAAAGAGAGAAGGAGACTTCTCCAAGAAGCTGGACTCACAAGCGAAGAAGCTGCCGGAGCGGAGGAGTACTACGAAGGGAATCTCTTCTGCGACGTCACGAAGGGTATTCAGTACCTCAATGAGACTATGGAGCTGATTCTTGAGGGATTCAGAGAGGCGATGAGAGCGGGGCCAATTGCAAGGGAGCCGTGCATGGGCATAAAGGTAAAGCTGGTTGACTGTAAGCTCCACGAGGATGCTGTTCACAGGGGGCCAGCACAGGTAATTCCAGCGGTGAGGTCGGCAATCTTTGCCGCAATACTGCAGGCAAAGCCAGCGCTACTCGAACCGTACCAGAAGATATTCATTACAGTCCCGCAGGACATGATGGGTGCTGTGACGAGAGAAATCCAGGGTAGAAGAGGCCAGATACTCGAAATGAAAACCGAAGGAGACATGGTAACGATAATCGCAAAGGCACCGGTTAAAGAGATGTTCGGATTTGCCGGGGCTATAAGAGGGGCTACTTCAGGAAAGGCCATCTGGAGCACAGAGCACGCGGGATTCGAACTCGTCCCACAGAACCTCTTCCAGGAATTCGTAATGGAGGTCAGGAAGAGAAAAGGACTGAAACTTGAAATGCCAAAGCCCGAAGATTTTGTTGGGCTCTAA
- the secY gene encoding preprotein translocase subunit SecY gives MDSVIRALQPYFERIPSVERPKGHVHFREKFGWTAAILLLYFILSNVPVFGLSPESIDIFAAYRALFAGSTGSIIALGIGPIVTASIILQLLVGAGIIKLDLTNPEDRAAYQDFQRFLVFVMIAVEAIPQIAGGLLKPDLNLAAQLGVSPGIISFLIFIQLFIGGVLIVYMDEVVSKWGIGSGVSLFILAGIAQSIVVGLFNWVIPPNSAMPAGIIPRWIWIAQNYPLDQLFTGSGLAFLLIQGGILALITTAAIILLVVFFEGTRVEIPLAHAVARGARGRFPIKLIYASVLPMIFVRALQANVVALGQVLHARGVTIFGEFVNGKAVSGLMFFLQPVSSPYDWIPSLVKSQGAAFAAIPDWMIYLHLLIDALILVVGGIIFAWFWVETSGMDARTVASQIAKSGMQVPGFRKSPQVLERVLSRYIPKVTILGGAIIGILTLVANMLGTIGNVSGTGLLLAVSIAYRFYEDLAKEQLTEMHPLIRRMLGEEA, from the coding sequence TTGGACTCCGTGATAAGAGCCTTACAACCTTATTTTGAGCGCATACCCAGTGTAGAGAGGCCAAAGGGACATGTCCACTTCAGGGAGAAATTTGGATGGACTGCGGCAATACTCCTTCTCTACTTTATCCTGTCCAATGTTCCCGTTTTTGGCCTCTCTCCTGAGTCAATAGATATATTTGCTGCCTACAGAGCCCTTTTTGCTGGTTCTACGGGCTCAATAATTGCCCTCGGTATAGGGCCGATTGTTACTGCCTCAATCATCCTTCAGCTGCTGGTTGGTGCCGGCATAATAAAACTTGATTTGACAAATCCAGAAGACAGGGCAGCTTATCAGGACTTCCAGCGCTTCCTTGTTTTTGTGATGATTGCAGTTGAAGCTATACCGCAGATTGCCGGAGGGCTTTTAAAGCCCGATTTAAACCTTGCAGCCCAGCTTGGCGTCTCTCCGGGCATAATTTCATTCCTCATATTCATTCAGCTCTTCATCGGTGGAGTTTTGATAGTATATATGGATGAGGTTGTTTCAAAGTGGGGCATTGGCAGCGGTGTCTCGCTCTTCATCCTCGCTGGAATCGCTCAGTCCATTGTGGTTGGCCTATTCAACTGGGTCATTCCACCGAACTCAGCAATGCCAGCAGGTATAATCCCAAGGTGGATCTGGATAGCCCAGAACTATCCGCTCGACCAGCTTTTCACAGGGAGCGGGCTGGCTTTCCTGCTGATCCAGGGTGGCATTCTTGCTCTGATTACCACTGCTGCAATAATCCTGCTTGTTGTCTTCTTTGAGGGAACGAGGGTTGAAATTCCTCTGGCTCATGCAGTTGCAAGAGGTGCGAGGGGTAGATTTCCAATAAAGCTCATTTACGCCAGCGTTTTGCCAATGATTTTCGTTAGAGCACTGCAGGCCAACGTCGTGGCCTTAGGTCAGGTTCTTCACGCGAGGGGAGTGACGATTTTCGGAGAGTTTGTTAACGGAAAGGCAGTAAGCGGTCTGATGTTCTTCCTCCAACCCGTCAGCAGCCCCTACGACTGGATCCCCTCGCTCGTTAAATCACAGGGAGCAGCCTTTGCGGCAATTCCGGACTGGATGATTTACCTTCATTTGCTGATTGACGCCCTTATTTTGGTTGTTGGCGGTATAATCTTTGCATGGTTCTGGGTTGAGACGAGCGGAATGGATGCAAGGACTGTAGCATCTCAGATTGCCAAGTCTGGAATGCAGGTTCCGGGCTTCAGGAAGTCCCCACAGGTCCTTGAGAGAGTGCTTTCGAGGTACATCCCGAAGGTTACAATCCTTGGTGGTGCGATAATTGGCATTCTGACGCTTGTAGCCAACATGCTTGGAACAATTGGTAATGTGAGTGGAACAGGACTTTTACTTGCTGTGAGCATTGCCTACAGATTCTACGAGGATCTGGCCAAGGAACAGCTCACTGAGATGCATCCGCTCATCAGAAGGATGCTCGGTGAAGAAGCATGA
- the dnaG gene encoding DNA primase DnaG produces the protein MSSDMEGGMITMKANDTTKYLIHAEIEAEGVVERPDVVGAIFGQTEGLLGGDLDLRELQKTGRIGRIEVKIESKGGRSFGEIKVPSSLDKVETAILAAALETIERVGPCSAKIKVLKIEDVRASKRKRIVERAMNILREHFEEPEIESERIVEIVRQAIRADEIVEYGEEKLPAGPAIDESDAIIVVEGRADVLNLLKHGIKNVIAVEGTNIPKTIVELSKKKTVTAFLDGDRGGDLILKELLQVAEVDYVARAPEGKEVEDLTQKEILKSLRNKVPVEQLHVLKKEAKEGREREKLAEMPKDSISDVLRKHTESVKGRLTARVLDRNLNVIKEVPVRDLVKILKTNNMKGSAIVFDGIITQRLIDLAAKKEFDYIVGVRLGSVVKVPTSLRVITFDQL, from the coding sequence ATGTCATCTGACATGGAAGGAGGTATGATAACCATGAAAGCTAACGACACTACAAAATACTTAATTCATGCTGAAATAGAAGCAGAAGGTGTTGTTGAACGTCCTGACGTAGTTGGGGCTATATTCGGTCAAACTGAGGGACTGCTGGGTGGTGACCTGGACCTGAGAGAACTGCAGAAAACTGGGAGAATAGGGAGGATAGAGGTTAAGATAGAGAGCAAGGGAGGCAGGAGCTTTGGAGAAATCAAGGTTCCATCGAGCCTCGATAAGGTGGAAACGGCTATCCTAGCTGCAGCGCTTGAAACGATCGAGAGAGTTGGGCCATGCTCTGCAAAGATTAAAGTTCTGAAAATTGAGGACGTGAGGGCGAGCAAGAGGAAGAGAATCGTTGAGAGGGCCATGAACATTCTCAGAGAGCACTTCGAAGAGCCGGAGATTGAGTCTGAGAGGATAGTGGAAATCGTAAGGCAGGCTATAAGGGCTGACGAGATTGTCGAATACGGCGAGGAAAAGCTGCCAGCAGGGCCAGCGATTGATGAGTCTGATGCAATAATAGTCGTCGAGGGCAGGGCTGACGTGCTGAACCTGCTGAAGCACGGAATCAAGAACGTTATTGCTGTCGAGGGAACGAATATACCTAAAACGATAGTTGAGCTCAGCAAGAAGAAGACCGTTACAGCGTTTCTTGATGGTGACAGGGGAGGAGATTTGATTTTAAAGGAATTGCTGCAAGTTGCTGAGGTTGACTACGTGGCAAGGGCACCTGAAGGGAAAGAAGTGGAGGATTTGACGCAGAAGGAAATCCTGAAGTCCCTTAGGAACAAAGTTCCGGTTGAGCAGCTTCACGTGCTGAAGAAGGAGGCAAAGGAGGGCAGGGAAAGGGAGAAACTAGCGGAAATGCCCAAGGACAGCATCTCCGACGTGCTCAGGAAGCACACAGAGTCCGTGAAGGGCAGACTGACTGCAAGAGTCCTCGACAGGAACTTGAACGTCATAAAGGAGGTTCCGGTGAGGGACCTTGTAAAGATCCTGAAGACCAACAACATGAAGGGCAGTGCGATCGTCTTTGACGGCATTATAACACAGAGACTCATCGATCTCGCCGCGAAAAAAGAGTTTGACTACATCGTCGGAGTTAGGCTAGGAAGTGTTGTTAAGGTCCCCACATCACTCAGAGTTATTACTTTTGATCAACTTTAA